The following are from one region of the Ischnura elegans chromosome 12, ioIscEleg1.1, whole genome shotgun sequence genome:
- the LOC124168949 gene encoding uncharacterized protein LOC124168949, which yields MAEKSYRRITRRNTNIWLVGDCFDENLPRNGKLPTLREVLKSFFARLHSTPGTAKSKDVARHTGSALLEFWAEANIPTQNARDVIKKLLNVYREYRRLGKDKGLKCRKSDMKRQLFTSKLDRLLDIGHKKAMELIKIDDDRQFYVSMQSDRFGYMGGIDKEWCAMQENNRKRNHQKELAAEKAKERSTKETNELFKNHVSSEASDTSTAEDTDDDFTPSKPKKRKIHIVNDSMVSAALDRTLTSSGGGSMLIKAVAQATAKSLGFAEKEVQIVSSRSQLQRKRSECREEMAIMIKQEFTPYVPLVVHWDGKLMPSSEDAEGNADRLPILVSGEGVEQLLGVPELKRGTGIQEATAVVEYLTSWELQERVIGLVFDTTTVNSGRVNGACVHIQRKLGKELLELACRHHILELVLAAVFDSLISVSKKATLPFVDCLKDNWKNIDKGILKRLLIYFHVCRDIN from the exons ATGGCTGAGAAGAGTTATAGGCGTATCACTaggaggaataccaatatttggcTCGTTGGTGACTGTTTCGATGAAAACTTGccgagaaatgggaaacttcctACATTGCGAGAAGTTTTGAAGAGTTTCTTTGCTAGACTGCACTCCACACCGGGCACTGCTAAATCCAAAGACGTCGCCAGACACACGGGGAGCGCATTGCTGGAATTTTGGGCAGAAGCAAACATCCCAACTCAAAACGCCCGTGATGTTATTAAGAAACTATTAAACGTGTATAGGGAATATAGGAGGTTAGGAAAAGATAAGGGCCTCAAATGCAGGAAGAGTGATATGAAGAGACAATTATTTACATCCAAGCTGGACAGGCTGCTCGACATTGGTCATAAGAAAGCTATGGAGCTCATTAAAATAGATGATGACCGCCAATTTTACGTGAGCATGCAAAGTGACCGCTTTGGGTATATGGGCGGCATCGATAAGGAATGGTGCGCCATGcaggaaaacaatcgtaaaaggaatCATCAGAAGGAACTTGCAGCGGAGAAGGCGAAAGAACGAAGTACAAAGGAGACGAATGAGCTCTTTAAAAACCATGTTTCTTCCGAGGCTTCCGATACGAGCACGGCTGAAGACACCGATGATG ACTTTACACCGAGCAAGCCTAAGAAGCGCAAGATTCACATTGTAAATGACTCAATGGTATCTGCTGCGTTAGATCGAACTCTGACGTCTTCCGGTGGGGGATCCATGCTAATAAAAGCGGTTGCTCAGGCCACAGCGAAATCTTTGGGTTTTGCTGAGAAGGAGGTGCAGATAGTTTCTTCCCGCTCACAATTACAGCGAAAAAGGTCGGAATGTAGAGAGGAAATGGCAATTATGATTAAACAAGAGTTCACTCCGTATGTTCCTTTGGTCGTCCATTGGGATGGAAAGCTAATGCCCAGCAGTGAag ATGCAGAAGGCAATGCTGATCGGTTGCCAATTTTGGTATCTGGAGAAGGAGTTGAGCAGCTTCTTGGCGTTCCGGAATTGAAAAGGGGCACTGGGATTCAGGAAGCTACTGCAGTGGTTGAATATTTGACAAGTTGGGAACTTCAGGAGCGAGTTATAGGCCTCGTCTTCGATACCACAACCGTGAATAGTGGACGAGTAAATGGAGCCTGTGTTCATATTCAGCGAAAACTGGGAAAAGAGCTGCTGGAGCTTGCTTGCAGACACCATATACTTGAACTAGTCCTCGCTGCTGTATTTGATTCATTGATAAGTGTTTCTAAGAAGGCAACTTTACCATTTGTTGATTGTCTAAAggataattggaaaaatatcgaCAAAGGTATTTTGAAACGCTTGCTAATATATTTCCACGTATGCAGGGACAttaactaa